A genome region from Arachis duranensis cultivar V14167 chromosome 6, aradu.V14167.gnm2.J7QH, whole genome shotgun sequence includes the following:
- the LOC107493870 gene encoding uncharacterized protein LOC107493870, which yields MKRFNKAFLEIQNLPTEAIIMGLVNSLRERPLSQSISKRYPTSLNEIQERTDKYINMEENFRLREPPSRSNLPYPPRDKEREPNKKEEPNVEKPKKYHNYNPLKVSLVDIYREICHTEKLSPSRPIKHKKAGSRNEYYEYHKLYVHSTNECYDLKNVIENLVREGRLARYLADRSDDPRKRRRDEEGGQPEHTPHTPERHIHMINGGFVGGRMSKSSRKRHLKEVYQVGESSQLTDLPTISFTKEDAQGLLSRHDDSVVITLILTNANLHRTLIEQGSSADILFKPAFDNLRLEENDLMAYLDSLFRLGDTPNRTLCYISLYATFIKGARLNTLSIDYIVVDVNSAYNALIGRTTLNRLSAVVSTPHLCLKFPTVKGIATIKGDQKLARKCYNESLSLKGNSGGKEVNTIELGGV from the coding sequence AtgaaaaggttcaacaaagcttTCTTGGAAATTCAGAATCTACCAACTGAAGCTATAATTATGGGCTTAGTCAACAGCCTTAGAGAAAGACCACTCTCCCAATCAATATCCAAAAGATATCCAACCTCTCTGAATGAGATTCAGGAAAGGACAGataagtatatcaacatggaagaaaatttTCGACTAAGAGAGCCTCCCTCGAGGTCAAACCTACCCTATCCACCTCGGGACAAAGAAAGAGAACCCAATAAAAAAGAGGAGCCAAATGTAGAGAAACCTAAAAAATATCACAACTATAATCCTCTCAAGGTCTCCCTAGTAGACATTTACAGAGAGATATGTCACACAGAGAAGCTTTCACCATCTCGTCCGATTAAGCATAAGAAAGCTGGAAGTCGGAATGAATATTATGAATATCATAAGCTCTATGTACACTCCACCAATGAATGCTAcgacttgaaaaatgtcatagaaaattTGGTCAGAGAAGGCCGTCTTGCTAGATACCTGGCGGACAGGTCGGACGACCCaaggaagagaagaagggatgaagaagGAGGACAACCCGAACATACTCCTCACACCCCGGAACGACACATCCATATGATTAATGGCGGATTCGTAGGAGGAAGAATGTCAAAATCCTCccgaaaaagacacctcaaagaagtgtaCCAAGTTGGGGAAAGTAGTCAATTGACAGACCTGCCCACCATCtctttcactaaagaagatgcaCAAGGCCTGCTGTCCAGGCATGATGATTCAGTGGTAATAACACTAATCCTGACCAACGCTAACCTTCATCGCACCTTGATAGAGCAAGGAAGCTCGGCTGACATTCTGTTCAAACCCGCTTTTGACAACCTCAGATTAGAAGAAAATGACCTAATGGCCTACCTTGATAGCCTGTTCAGACTGGGAGACACCCCAAACCGAACTCTTTGTTATATCTCATTATATGCCACCTTCATAAAGGGTGCTAGGTTAAATACCTTGAGCATCGATTACATTGTAGTCGATGTAAACTCCGCCTACAATGCTCTAATTGGTCGGACCACCTTAAATAGACTGTCAGCTGTTGTCTCTACTCCTCACCTTTGCCTGAAATTCCCTACTGTCAAAGGGATTGCCACAATAAAAGGGGATCAAAAGCTAGCAAGGAAGTGCTATAATGAAAGCCTTAGTTTGAAAGGCAACTCGGGAGGCAAGGAAGTCAATACCATCGAATTAGGGGGAGTCTGA